Part of the Rhinoderma darwinii isolate aRhiDar2 chromosome 2, aRhiDar2.hap1, whole genome shotgun sequence genome, AATGCCTtatgttaaaataagcacaaaaagaTTCCAATATGTTACAAAACCAAAGATTGGTGCAACCATAGAAAgtgcaacatacagtataatcccttgTATTAAAATTGATTGCCATCTGCTCCTCACAAGCAATTGGGGGCACCTCACCAGTGGGACATACCTTattgtcttaaagggaatgtgttgccagcaaaacatgtttttttttttttaattaaacatttagtgtgtaggtgattaaacattgttcaaatttttttattttttttcacgagtcaggaaatattataaattagattctaatttataatatttcccattgctggtcactagatggagctattcccaaaattgcagcattgcatgtggtaaagcaaccacattgctttttgctgcaaaatttggaaaaaagcactcgctctagtgagctctgagaatccccccctcctttatcctggctagtgccgggataaacgaggggattgaacggtctaacctcctacactgtgtgtcgccatttttttagctaacacacagtgtagtaggtttacatacagtagtaaacacacacaaacacgaacatacatagaaatctcttacctgctcctgccgccgcggctccctccgggcccgtccgctccgtctgctgccgctggtccaactgcacaagtccggaagccgcgaccggaagtagtaatcttactgtccggccgcgacttccggtccacaggaaaatggcgccggacggcgcgcatttcaaattggactgtgtgggagcggcgcatgcgcagttcccacacagacggcgtacacagaagtggatggaatgggccccgttcgcagtccctatgggactgtggctgccgtattccatgtctgtatgtgtcgttaatcgacacatacagaaatggaaaaaaaatggcagcccccatagggaagaaaaagtgaaaaaatagaaaaaagtaacacacaaacacacaaataaataaaaacgtttttaataaaacactaacattaaactgacatgaaaattttttgggtgacactgttcctttaaaagcaCTACTCTACAGAAAAATATATACTTTGTAGTGGATCTATGATGGTATTTCTCCAAGATCTATTAGAGAACTTCCCTCTGTTACGTTTTGTTCACATATGcgttagggctccgttcatgggatccgctggagctttccatcaggggaacccatgaaccctaactgaaacaaatggaaactataggtttccgttttcagcaccactgatttcaatggtgacggatccagtgcaaatggtttttgtttgtcactattgtgtaaggtttccgtcgttttgatgcaaTCAACACTGTGGTTgagtgcgctattcattctgtcaaaatgactgaAACCTTAaacaatggagacaaacagaaaccatttgcaccggatccatcaccattgaaatcaatggtgattcaaatgaaaacctatggtttctgtttatttcagtcagggttcctgtaatgtcggggtagggagacggacaggtgagccctaatctacccgccactcagtccctgcctacttgcacggcccaacctaggcgacggtgtacaactgggtgacggtccctatgctcaatatgtgcacgacagacaaaacaagacaagggtacacagaagcaaagggaagtggggcagttgcccacggcaacaccgtgagcaacaagagtagtgaacgagcctagtcaaaccaggagtgtacgaggtaccaaacgcagaaaaggagcatagtcagtaaagccagggtaaaaataaagcaaggtcaataatagcagcaggaacagcagagaaacaaatgaaggtataaatagaccaaaggcgggagctagaaccgtctggccaggctgtgataggttctcccactcctcagcctaccagcctgagtggtagcagatcgagtcactctagcagacctaggaacagatgcagactgattacccacgggcgtcgacaaagaagctgtgtctggcaaatcctttacagttccattcatgggttcccctgacggaaagctccgacgaaacccatgaacggagccccgacgcagatgtgaacaaagccttaccttTATATGCTGCAAGGTTGTCCACAGCAGATAACCTCTTGACCTAACATGACTACTGTGTGTCCAGAACTTTGTGTCTTCTCCTCTGGTCTTCAGGGTTTTTAATGACTTGTTCATGACTTCTGCGGTTATCTCCATCCATTTCGCTGTTAGTCATCATCTTCTTTTCTCTTCACCTCTTCTGAGCAGAGTTGTCTTCTCTTACTTGTGCTTTAAGTTTAGGGTTTGGCTTGACTAAGTCACAGATCCTTGTTATCCTTGATCGATCTTCAGTAGTGGATGTCACTTATTTTATACAATCTTGAccatatttttgttgtttttcagaACTTGTGTTAAGACATTTTGGGAAAAGAAAGAAACATGGAAAATGCATTTAATGTCAGTAACAATCTGATCCTCCTGGGACTTGTGGAGATGGAAGGACTAGAATATCTGTACTGTGTCCTGTCTATTGCcctatatttattcattttactcTTGAGTATTGTTATTGTTTTTGTCATATACACAGATACTAAGTTACATGAACCCATGTACATCCTCATAAGTAATCTGGTCCTCAATGGAATATTGGGCAGCTCATCATTTTTCCCAAAGTTAATAGTTGACCTCTTCACCAGATCCAAGACCATCACTCATGGTAACTGCATGGCCCAAGCTCTGTGCGTTTCAGTATTTGCTATCTATGAAATGAGCACGTTCACCATGATGGCGTATGATCGATATTTGGCCGTTTGCCACCCTCTGCACTATGGCACCTGGATAACAAATGAGAGAGTTATAAACATCATCATTGGATCTTTGGTCGTGTCCTTCATAGCTCTCCTCATAGCAATGTTCCTCACTTGGAAACTTCCTCTTTGTGGGAACAGAAtaaacaatattttttgtgataATATGTCTCTGATTATTCTCTCCTGTGTGGACTCTTCTATCAGTCAACTCTACTCTGCTTCTGTGTTCATCGTCTACTTGTGTGTCACCATCTTCATCACTGTCTTCTCCTATCTCCAGATATTTAGTGTCTGCTTGAAGATCTCAGGAGAATCACGCCAGAAAGCCGTCCATACCCTGGTCACACATCTACTCAACTTTTCTATCTTTTTAATTggacttttattcatttttatcagGTACAGACTTGGCAGTATTAAGCTCCCTGTTATTATACACGTTCTTCTCTCTGTGACTACTGTCGCTGTTCCACCATTGTTAAACCCTTTGATctatggggtccggacacatgcaGTGAAAAGAAGAATTACTCATTATTTACAGAAAATGTATGCTTGGCCAAAGTGGAATAATATACCTATGCATTCTGCACCTATATCTGTCATAAGTGACAATCAGAGCCAATAAGGAGAAGATACCTACAagagatataataataatattaacaatACATAAAACAATAAAGGGCATTATTAtctattatatgtatttatttttgttggCATCATGTTTGTATAGTGCTGGCAGACTTGTAGCTCCACTTAAAGAGTTATAGCAGACATGATCTGTACAATACAGTTTTCTCAACAACTGGAAAGCCATAATTGGCAGTAGGGAAATGTTTTCTAGTTCCTGAACTACAAAGCCTCAGAATCATGTTTGATTCTTGGTCATTTAATCCATCGTATGAAATGTATAGTAAAGGAAATTATTCTTCACCTGTTAATACTTTCAAGAGCTTAATTTATAGAGTTCTCTTACAAGTAAACCAAACTGTGTATTTTCCCTCTAGTAGAAGAAAAAATACACCACGTATGAGAACCTCTAATctatctactatgtaatgatcaggaggacctctatcctatctactatgtaatgatcaggaggacctctatcctatctactatgtaatgatcaggagaacctctatcctatctactatgtaatgatcaggaggacctctatcctatctactatgtaatgatcaggaggacctctatcctatctactatgtaatgatcaggagatcctctatcctatctactatgtaatgatcTGGAGACcctctatcctatctactatgtaatgatcaggaggacctctatcctatctactatgtaatgatcaggaAGATCTCTATCCTGtctactatgtaatgatcaggaagacctctatcctatgtactatgtaatgatcaggaggacctctatcctatctactatgtaatgatcaggagaacctctatcctatctactatgtaatgatcaggaggacctctatcctatctactatgtaatgatcaggaggacctctatcctatctactatgtaatgatcaggaggacctctatcctatctactatgtaatgatcagaaggacctctatcctatctactatgtaatgatcaggaggacctctatcctatctactatgtaatgatcaggaggacctctatcctatctactatgtaatgatcaggaggacctctatcctatctactatgtaatgatcaggagaacctctatcctatctactatgtaatgatcaggaggacctctatcctatctactatgtaatgatcaggaggacctctatcctatctactatgtaatgatcaggaggacctctatcctatctactatgtaatgatcaggaggacctctatcctatctactatgtaatgatcaggaggacctctatcctatctactatgtaatgatcaggaagatctctatcctatctactatgtaatgatcaggaggacctctatcctatctactatgtaatgatcaggaggacctctatcctatctactatgtaatgatcaggaggacctctatcctatctactatgtaatgatcaggaggacctctatcctatctactatgtaatgatcaggagaacctctatcctatctactatgtaatgatcaggaggacctctatcctatctactatggaatgatcaggaggacctctatcctatctactatgtaatgatcaggaggacctctatcctatctactatgtaatgatcaggaggacctctatcctatctactatgtaatgatcaggagAACCTCTATCCCatctactatgtaatgatcaggagAACCTCTATCCCatctactatgtaatgatcaggaggacctctatcctatctactatgtaataatcaggaggacctctatcctatctactatgtaataatcaggaggacctctatcctatctactatgtaatgatcaggaggacctctatcctatctactatgtaatgatGAGGAGGACCTCTATCCCATCTACTATATAATTATCAGGAGAacctctatcctatctactatgtaatgatcaggagAACCTGTGCCGGatcactggaagcaggctggtgcaggATAGCtggacacggacactggactcaggatgtaGAACTGGTCACGGACCCTGGACTCAGGATGTAGGACTGGTCATGGACAGTTGACTCAGGATGTAGGATTGGTCaaggacactggactcaggatgtaGGATTGGTCAAGGACGCTGGACTCAGGATGTAGGATTGGTCAAGGACGCTGGACTCCGGGTACAGGACACGGATACAGGACTATTCACGGACACAGGTTTCAGGGACAGGCTACAGAACCTTCGCTgactaacactgggttagtaacaacattgctcaggcatgtGGGAGATGGTGACTGTGCCTTATGCAGACATGGGAAACAGCAGTGGTGACTGGGTTACTTTAAACATACATcaacagaaccaacctcagtttataaatacagcaccagaaccaagctcagtacatttatacagcaccagaacgaagctcagtacatatatacagcatgtaatgatgggggtagggaaacggacaagtgagccctaatctacccgccactctgtccctgcctacttgcaacgacccgccctaggcgacggggtacaactgggcggcggtccctacgctcaataagtgcacgagacaaacagacaaggggacacaagcaaagggaaatggggcagttgcccacggcaacaccgtgagcaacaagagtggtgaacgtgccgagtcaaaccaggagtgaacgaggtaccaaacgcagagcaggagagtagtcagtaagccagggtcagtatggagcaggatcaaatagtcagaagctgtagttgggccaggaaaccacacgagaagaatcacaagcaaaggaggaacaggaaaggcaggtataaatagacagagggcgggagctagctccgtctggccaggcagcgataggctctcccactcctaagcctgccatcctgagtggtggaagatggagtcagtctcagagacatagactcaggtgcagactgattacctatgggcgtatacacagaagttgtgcctggcagatcttttacacagcaccataacaaagcgcagtacataaatacagcaccagaacaaatctgagTACATTTATACTGTGCCaggacaaagcttagtacataaatacagtaccagaacaatgcgcagtacatagatacatcaccagaacaaagctcagtgtaacGTCGGTGGCCGCAGGCGATCGCTCTCACTTACCCTCCGACAACCGTGACCACAGACCTCCGTGTATCCGGGCCAGCGTTTCACTCCCAGGGACGACAGCGCTGGCATCCACCCGGCTCTGCACTGGTCTCTAGGGTGCGTGCCCATATTCGTTCCCGGCCATAaatggccagcgcacgcacatgcttATAATTCCAAAAtcttccccagatcaccctggaaaataaaaagggctttgccctttcactccttgcctgagcgttgttatgttttcccatgttagtcttaggaaATGGTCCCttggtc contains:
- the LOC142740369 gene encoding olfactory receptor 52Z1P-like, with the translated sequence MENAFNVSNNLILLGLVEMEGLEYLYCVLSIALYLFILLLSIVIVFVIYTDTKLHEPMYILISNLVLNGILGSSSFFPKLIVDLFTRSKTITHGNCMAQALCVSVFAIYEMSTFTMMAYDRYLAVCHPLHYGTWITNERVINIIIGSLVVSFIALLIAMFLTWKLPLCGNRINNIFCDNMSLIILSCVDSSISQLYSASVFIVYLCVTIFITVFSYLQIFSVCLKISGESRQKAVHTLVTHLLNFSIFLIGLLFIFIRYRLGSIKLPVIIHVLLSVTTVAVPPLLNPLIYGVRTHAVKRRITHYLQKMYAWPKWNNIPMHSAPISVISDNQSQ